The DNA window GGTGGTTGATGAGTAAATTCTGCTTCATAACCGATGGTGAACTGGTCTGTGGTCTTATTTCTGATACTCAAGAAATGGGCATTATCTTTATCAAAAGGACAGATCGGCATGCTACAAGGGGTAAAGCCGAACCTTTGATAAAATTGAGGGTTTCCTAAAACAAATATCGTACTGCTTTTTACTGGTTCCTGCGTCAAGGCATATCTGAGCAATTCAAAACCCACCCCTTGCTTTTGAAATTCTGGGTTTACAGCCATTGGCCCAAGGTGCAGGCCACACACTTCCTTCCCATGATATGCTTGAGAAAAACCAATATAAGCGATAACTCTATTGGTATGAATACAGACCCATTCATGAACCGACTTACCATGCTCGTGAAGTTTACTCACTAATTTAGCTTCATATTCACTGTCCGGAAATGACACCTGTAACAAAGCCAAGGCCTTGGCAAAATTTTCATCCGAAACTTTTCGTATTTTCATAATATTCCGTAACTACCTAGGTTGACGGTGGTCAGTTACCGGTTTACGGTTAAACAAATCGGCTAGCCATGATTCATCGTATGATACTTGATATTAGTGTGTCATCAGCTCTTGGTAGAATCACCCACCGTTAACTGTCAACCGCAAACCGATAACCTGAACAGTTAGGATCTTCCTAAATTTAATGTGATATATCCCGCAAGCCTACAGGAGAGGCAAGGACTTCCGACCAGGCGACAGCCCGTTGCAACTCCCGAAGAGGAATTCGAGCTAGGACCAAGGGCGTCCTATCCAGTATCGGTTCAACAGGTGGTGATGACACTACTTTCCGGGCAGGAAGGGGTATCTTCACCTTCTCTGGTGGCGAAGTATCAAAATCTACCATCACTGCAGTAGCCGAAAACGGCGGCGCCCCCTCTGACCAATCCGGCACCTCTCTCCAAACATCCTCTGACTCTGCAGGCAACGGTACAACTGGTGGTGAAGGTTGAGGGGCAGGCATGGGCGACATTTCCAACCCACCAAATACCATCTGCCACAAAACTTCAAGGGGGCTAACCTCCACCGCGCCGTTTGGCCCTTCAGGTACCCCCGATGCCCCGGAAGAACGTACTGTTTCTCGGCCATTAAGACGCTGAGATTTTTTTCTGCCCCTGCGAGACGAGACCCACCAAATCACAATAAACACCAGCAAGGGAAGAAAGTCTTCGACCCCTGCTCTCAGAGGCTCCACATCTACAACCGCGCTCATGTCTCTTTCTCCTGACGATTAGCGCCATCCGAACCACCAATCGCGCTACGCATCTCGGTATCGGCCATGATATTTTTCATCTTGTAATAGTCCATGACCCCAAGCTGGCCTTTCCTGAAAGCATCAGCCATAGCCAAGGGTATCTCAGCCTCGGCGGCGACCACCTTGGCCCGCATCTCGACCACTCGGGCCCGCATCTCCTGCTCGGCGGCAAATGCCATAGCCCGCCGTTCCTCAGCCTTGGCCTGAGCGATCTTCTTATCCGCTTCGGCCCGATCGGTCTCTAATTCAGCGCCGATATTTTTACCCACATCGACATCGGCAATATCAATGGAGAGAATTTCAAAGGCGGTACCAGCATCAAGCCCCTTGGCAAGCACGGTCTTCGAGATACTGTCCGGGTTTTCCAAGACTCGTTTATGTGAATCGGCCGAACCGATGGTTGTCACAATGCCCTCACCAACCCGAGCAAGAACAGTTTCCTCACCGGCCCCGCCCACCAGTCGATCGATATTAGCTCGAACCGTGACACGAGCAATGGCCTTGAGCTGAATCCCGTCCTTAGCCATAGCCGCCACCAACGGCGTTTCGATTACCTTGGGAATAACGCTCATCTGCACGGCTTCCAAAACATCACGTCCGGCCAGATCAATAGCCGCTGCTCGGTTGAAATCCAAGGCAATGTTGGCC is part of the Desulfobulbaceae bacterium genome and encodes:
- a CDS encoding N-acetyltransferase encodes the protein MKIRKVSDENFAKALALLQVSFPDSEYEAKLVSKLHEHGKSVHEWVCIHTNRVIAYIGFSQAYHGKEVCGLHLGPMAVNPEFQKQGVGFELLRYALTQEPVKSSTIFVLGNPQFYQRFGFTPCSMPICPFDKDNAHFLSIRNKTTDQFTIGYEAEFTHQPPPARKSSKKGTRSQKSRH
- a CDS encoding UPF0365 family protein; amino-acid sequence: MELNQIILLFLVVAIVVLVYFIGSAISLWVQALVSGGRVGLLNIIFMRFRKVPPKLIVESKIMAVKAGIEITTNDLESHFLAGGKVLRVVQALIAADKANIALDFNRAAAIDLAGRDVLEAVQMSVIPKVIETPLVAAMAKDGIQLKAIARVTVRANIDRLVGGAGEETVLARVGEGIVTTIGSADSHKRVLENPDSISKTVLAKGLDAGTAFEILSIDIADVDVGKNIGAELETDRAEADKKIAQAKAEERRAMAFAAEQEMRARVVEMRAKVVAAEAEIPLAMADAFRKGQLGVMDYYKMKNIMADTEMRSAIGGSDGANRQEKET